The Pseudomonas fluorescens genome segment CTCCAGCACGCCGTCACTGCGGCGGCGCGCCAGGTCACCGGTGCGGTACAGCCGCTCACCCGGCGCTCCGAACGGATTCGGCACGAACACCGGCGCAGTGCGCAGCGGATCGCTGACATATCCACGACCGACCCCGGTACCGGCGACGCACAACTCACCCACCGCACCCAACGGCACCAGATCCAGTGCGCCATCGAGCAGGTACAGCAAGTTGTTGTCGGTCGGCGTACCGATCGGCAGGTAGCTGCCGCGAGTCGAGGCCATGTCGACGCGGAAGAACGCCACGTCGTCCGAGCACTCCGCCGGGCCATAGGCGTTGACCAGACCAATCTCCGGATAACGCAACAGCCACTGATGCGCCAGCTCCGGTGGCATTGCTTCACCGGTCGGCAACATCCAGCGCAGGCCGTCCAGGCTCAAGCGATCCGAAGCGAGCATGCCCTGAATCAGCGACGGCACACTTTCCAGCACGGTGATGCCCTGCTGCTGAACATGCACCAGTAAGCCTTGCGGATCGTGGGCGATGGTGTTCGGCACGATGTCTACCCGCGCCCCGAACAGCGGCGCGGCGAGGAACTGCCAGACCGAAATGTCGAAGCTTTGCGAAGCGGTCTGGGCAATCACATCGGCGTCGCTCAGGTTCAGGTACGGCACCTTGCTCAACTGGTTGTTGAGCATGCCGCGCTGCTCGACCATCACGCCTTTCGGCAATCCGGTGGAGCCCGAGGTGTAAATCACGTAGGCCAGGTTGTCCGGGCCGCTGAAGAGGCCCGGATTCGCCGACGAAACCGCGCCGGCCTGAACCTCTTCCCACACCAGCAGACGTGGGCGGTTGGCGCAGCTGAACTCATCCAGCAAGGTCGTCGCCTGTTCACGGCAAGCCTCGGTGCACACCAGCACTGGCGTGCGACTGAGTTCGATGATGCGTTGCAGACGCTGGCTCGGCAGACCCGGATCCAGCGGCAGGTAACCGGCACCGGCCTTGAAGCTGCCGATGATCATGCCCAGCAGATCCAGGTTACGTTCACCCAACAGCGCCACCGGTTGATCCATCTGCACCCCGGCCGCGACCAGTGCATGGCCGAGACGGTTGGCGTTCTGGTTCAGCTCGGCATAGCTCAGTTGCTGATCGAGGCAACTGGCGGCGGTGCGTTGCGGATGTTGCGCGACCCGCGCTTCGAACAACTCGACGTAGCTTTGTTCCAGCGGATAGTCGTGCTCGCTCTGGTTGCAGCCGTGGAGCAGGAAGTCCTGTTCCTCATGGCCCAGCAGCGGCAGGTCAGCCATGTCGCCATGGAAGCCGTCGACCAGCGCCAGCAACAGACGCTTGAACTCGCCGAGCATGCGTTCGATGGTCGACTCGTCGAAATAACGCTGGTCGTAAGACAGATGCAGACCCAGGTCGTCGCCCGGATAGCAAACGGCGGTCAGCGGGAAGTTGGTGTGGGTACGGCCCGAGTCCGAGGTCGCGTTGAGGCTCTGCGCACGGTCCAGTACCGAGACTTCTACCGGGGCGTTTTCGAACACGAACAGGCTGTCGAACAGCGGCTGGCCTTTCGGCAGTTCGCTTTGTTCCTGGATGTTCACCAGCGGCAGGTATTCGTACTCGCGCAATTGCATGTTGCTGTCGAGCAGACCGCTCAACCACTGACGCACGCTGGCGCGCTGGTCGTCCGCCGGGATCTGCACCCGCAGCGCGATGCTGTTGATGAACAGTCCGACGGTGCATTGCATCTCCGGCATCTCCACCGGACGCCCGGCCACGGTCACGCCGAACAGCACGTCGCGATCACCGCTCATGCGGCGCAGCACCAGCGCCCAAGCCGCCTGGGCGAAGGTGTTGATGGTCAGCTGATGAGCCTGAGCCAGTTCGCGCAGACGAGCGCCGTCCTCGACTTTGAGTCGGGTGTAGCGGTCGCCAACGATCATGCCGCCGCTTTCGCCGGCGTGTTCACGCAGGAACGGACGGTCGCTCGGGATCGGCGTGGTGCGCTCGAAGCCTTGCAGGTTCTGCTGCCACCACTGCCGCGCTTCGGCCAGGCTCTGGCGTTGCAGCCAGCCGATGTAATCGCGGTAGCGCGGCGGCACTGCCAGTTGCGCTTGGCGACCTTCGCCCAGCGCGGTGTAGATCTCGAAGAAGTCGTTCATCAGCAGCGAACGGCACCAGGCATCGATCAGGATGTGGTGGTTGCTCATCATGAACCAGTAGCGCGCCGCGCCGACCTTGATCAGGCGCAGGTGGAACGGTGCCTGATTGAGCAGATCGAACCCGGCTTCGCGCTCGGCCTTGAGCAGCGCTTGCAGTTTCGGTTCCTGCTCCACGTCAGCAATGGCGCTCCAGTCCAGGTACTCGATCGGCGTGCGACCCGGAGTGTGGATCACTTGCAACATGTCTTCGCCGACGTTCCAGCAGAACGATGCACGCAACGCTTCGTGACGAGCGACCACCGCCTGCCACGCCTGGGCGAAACGCTCGGGGTCGAGTTCGCTGTTGATGCGGTAGCGATCCTGCATGTAGTACAGACCGGTGCCCGGTTCTAGCAAGGTGTGCAGCAGCATGCCTTCCTGCATCGGCGTCAGCGGGTACACGTCTTCGATGTGCGCCGCCGGCACCGGCAGTGCGTCAAGTTGAGCCTGGGTCAGTTTCGCCAGCGGGAAGTCCGACGGCGTCAGGCCACCGGCCTCGTCCTGCAGGCAATGTTCGATCAGGCTCTGCAACTCGCCGACGTAGGCATCGGCCAGCTCGTTGATGGTCTGCGCGTCGTAGCGTTCGGCGCTGAACGTCCAGCGCAGCAGCAGCTCACCGCCATACACCTGACTGTCGACGCTCAACTCGTTCGGCAACGGTGCGTGTGGATCGTGGGCCGCGCCGACCGATTCATCCAGCGGACGGAACAGCGCGTCGCTGCCGAAGCTCTGGTCGAACTGGCCGAGGTAGTTGAAGGTGATCGGCGCGTTCGGCAACGCCGCCATGCTCTGACGACTGACGTCATCGGCGAGATAACGCAGCACGCCGTAACCCAGACCTTTGTGCGGCACGGCACGCAGTTGTTCCTTGATCGCCTTGATCGAAGCGCCCTGCCCGGCCGCTTCTTCGATGTTGTGCGGGGTCAGGCGCAACGGATAAGCGCTGGTGAACCAGCCGACGGTGCGGGTCAGGTCGATCTCGTCGAACAGGGTTTCGCGGCCGTGGCCTTCCAGTTGAATCAGCGCCGATGGCTGCCCGCTCCAGCGGCACAGCACGCGGGCCAGCGCGGTCAGCAACAGGTCGTTGACCTGCGTGCGGTAGGCGCTCGGTGCCTGTTGCAATAGCTGCTTGGTGCGCTCGGCATCCAGACGCACGCTGACGGTTTGCGCGTGACGATTCTCGCGACCGCCCTCGGGACGTTCGCACGGCAAATCGGCGTTCGGACCGGCCAGTTGCGCCTGCCACCAGCTCAGTTCTTCACGCAGGGATTCGCTGCCGGCGTAAGCCTGCAAGCGCGCCGACCAGTCCTTGAAGGCGCTGGTTTTCGCCGGCAGTTTCACCGACTGATCGGCGTCGAGTTGGTGATACACAGTTTGCAGATCGTCGAGCAGAACGCGCCACGACACACCGTCGACCACCAGGTGATGAATCGCAATGAACAGCCGTTGCTGAGCGTCCAGCCCCTCGACCAGCACTGCGCGCAGCAGCGGGCCCTGGGTGAGGTCGAGACTGCGCTGAGCATCGGCGAACAGCTCGGTGCACTTGTCCATCGACGGCACGCGGACTTGCCACAGTACGGCGGCATCGTTCACCGGTTGATGGGTTGCCTGCCATGCGCCGTTGACCTCGCTGAAGCGCAGACGCAGGGCGTCATGCTGCTCGATTACCGCCAACAGCGCTTGCTCCAGACGATGCGGTTCCAGCGCAACCGTCGGCTCCAGCAGCAACGCTTGGTTCCAGTGCTGACGCTCGGGAATTTCGGTGTCGAAGAACCAGTGCTGGATCGGCGTCAGACGCGATTCGCCAGTCACCAGACCTTGCTCGGCGGTCACGGTTTCACTGCGGCTGGCGACAGCCGCCAACGTCTGCACGGTCTGGTGCTGGAACAGGTCGCGAGGGCTGAAGTGAATGCCCTGCTGCCGTGCCCGGCTGACCACTTGAATCGACAGGATCGAGTCGCCGCCCAGTTCGAAGAAATTGTCGTTCAGACCGACCTGCTCGACGTTGAGCACTTCGCACCAGATCTGCGCCAGGGTCTGCTCCAGCTCGTTGCTTGGCGCCACGTAATCCTGACGGTTGAGCTCCGGGTCCGGTGCCGGCAAGGCGCGGCGATCGAGTTTGCCGTTGGCGGTCAGCGGCATGCTCGCCAGCAGAATCAGATGCGTCGGCACCATGTAGTCCGGCAGTTGCGTCTTCAGGTGCGCCTTCAGGGCTTCGCGCAGTTCGGCTTGCTCGGCTTCGCTTCGCGAAGCGACCTCGGTCACGAGATAGCCGACCAGTTGCTTGCCACTCGGTGCCTCCAGCGCCAGCACCACCGCTTCGCGGATCGAGTCGTGATCGAGCAGGCGCGTTTCGATCTCGCCCAGTTCGATCCGGAAACCACGGATCTTCACCTGATGGTCGATCCGCCCCAGATACTCCACCAGACCGTCGGCGCGCTGGCGCACCAGGTCGCCGGTGCGGTACATGCGCCCGCCATTGGCGGCAAACGGGTCGGCGACAAAACGCTCGGCGCTGATGCCCGCACGGTCGTGATAACCCTGGGCCAGGCCGGCGCCGCCGACGAACAATTCACCGGTCGCGCCTTGCGGCACCAACGCCAGATCGGCGTCGAGAATGTAGGCCACGCGATCACCGATCACACTGCCGATCGGCACGCTGCCGGCGCCCTCTTCCAGCACTTCTGGCGCGAGACTGGCGAGCGGCATGACCACGGTTTCGGTCGGGCCGTAGGCGTTGAAGAACAGGCTCGGCTTGAATACTGCACGAATCCGTTGCAGGTGTTCGCCGGTCAGCGCTTCGCCGCCGGTGATGATCATCCGCACAGGGAGGATGTCGTTTTGCGTGGCGAGGAACTGCGCCAACTGGCTGCCGTAACTCGGGGTGAAGCCGAGAATATTGATCCGGTGTTCGCGGATCAGGCCGCAGATTTCTTCCGCGTCCCACTGACCTTGCGCACGCAGCACCACCTGCGCGCCGCTGAGCAGCGGCACCAGCAGACGCTCGGTGGCGGCGTCGAAGTTGATCGAATAGAAGTGCAGTTCGCAGTCGTCCGGGCGCATGCCGAAACGCTCGATCACCGCCTGGCAGTGCATGGCGATTTCACCGTGGGACACCACCACGCCTTTCGGCTTGCCGGTGGAACCCGAGGTGTAAATCAGGTACGCCTGATGCTGCGGCAGGCTGATGAACGGAAGTTCGGTAGCCGGGTAATCGGCCAGCGCGGCGCTGTCATCTTCCAGGCACCAGCGCGCCACGTTCGGCGGCAATTCACCGAGGGCCTTGAACATCGCCCGGTCACTGAGTAACAGGCCGACGCCGCTGTCTTCGATCATGTAATGCAAACGGTCGAGCGGGTATTCCGGATCCAGCGGCACATAGGCGCCGCCGGCCTTGAGGATCGCCAGCAGGCCGACGACCATTTCCAGCGAACGCTCCAGCGCCAGACCGACCCGCACTTGCGGGCCGACGCCACGCTCACGCAGGGCCCAGGCCAGACGATTGGCACGGGCGTCGAGTTCGGCGTAGCTCAGGGTTCGCCCGGCGAAGGTCAGGGCCGGCGCATCTTTGCGCGCCAGCGCCTGTTCGGCGAACAGGTGATGGATGCACTGGTCGAGACGATGCTCGCCCGGCTCGACGCCAAGGCTGTCGAGCAACTGTTGTTGCTCAGGTGCATCGAGCAATGGCAATTCGCTGAGGCGCTGCTGCGGGTCGGCGATCAGCGCTTCCAGCAGGTTGCGCCAGTGCCTGGCCATGCGTGCAATCGTCGGTTCGTCGAACAGGTCGGTGCTGTAAGTCAGGCAGCAACCGAGGCGATGGTCGAGGTCGGTGACTTCCAGGTTGAGGTCGAACTTGGTCGCCCGCGCATCGTTGGCCAGGTACTCGACAGTCATGCCGGCGAGCATGCGGCTCTGCTGGAATTCCCAGCGCTGCACGTTGCACATCACCTGGAACAACGGGTTGTAGGCGGCGCTGCGCGGTGGCTGCAACGCCTCTACCAGATGGTCGAACGGCAGGTCCTGATGGGACTGACCTTCGATCACGGTATGGCGCACTTGCTCGAACAATTCGCCGACCGACATCTGGCCGTCGAGCTGGCAACGCAGCACTTGAGTGTTGAGGAACGCACCGATCAGCCCTTCGCTTTCCGGGCGGATACGGTTGGCGACCGGCGCGCCGATGCGCAGGTCGGTCTGGCCGCTGTAGCGGTAAAGCAGGGTCGCGAGTGCGGCGGTCATGGTCATGAACAGGGTCAGGCCGTTCTGCGCGTTGAATGTCCGGACGCGGGCAGCGAGGTCGTCGTTGAGGTCAAAACGGAACAGCTCGCCCCGGTGACTTTGCACCGGCGGACGCGGACGGTCGCCCGGCAGTTCCAGCAGTGGATGTACGCGGCCCAGTTGCGCGGTCCAGTAGTCGAGCTGACGCTGACGCTCGCCGGACTCCAGCCAGTTGCGCTGCCACACGCTGTAGTCGAGGTACTGCACCGGCAGCGGTTCCAGCGGCGATTCGCGGTCATCGACGAACGCTTCATACAGCCCGCTGAGTTCCCGGGCGAAGATGTCCATCGCCCAGCCTTCGGTGACGATGTGGTGCAGGGTCAGGACGAAGTAATGCTCGTGCTCGGCGGTCTTGACCAGGCAGGCGCGCAGCAGCGGGCCGGTCTCCAGATCGAACGGCAGGTGCGCTTCGTCGTCGGCCAGTTGCTGGACTTTCTGTTCGCGCACATCGGCGGCGAGTGTCGAGAAATCCTTCCAGTCCATGCGCACGCCGGTCTCGGCATGCACCTGCTGACGGGCCACGCCGTCGATGCTCGGGAACGTGGTGCGCAGGGTTTCGTGGCGCAGGATCAGCGCTTGCAGCGCCGCTTCGAAACGCTCGACATGCAAGACGCCACGCAGCCGCGCCATGCCGCCGACGTTGTACGCAGGGCTGTCCGGCTCCATCTGCCAGAGGAACCACATGCGCTGTTGGGAATAGGAGAGCGGCACCGGTTTGCTGCGATCAACCTTGGCGATCGGCGGCTGTTTGTTGGTACGGCCGCTGGCCTGGATCTGGCGGATCTGTTCGGCGAAATCACCCAGTTCGCTGTGTTCGAACAAGGCACGCAGCGGCAATTCGACGTCGCAGGCCTGACGGGTGCGGGAAATGATCTGCGTGGCCAGCAGCGAGTGACCGCCGAGGGCGAAGAAGTCGTCGCGCAGTCCGACCTGTTTCAGGCCCAGCACTTCGCGCCAGATCGCGGCGATCTGTTGTTCCAGCTCGGTGACCGGCTCGACGTGTTCGCGCACCTGCCATTGCGGCTCGGGCAAGGCGCGGCGGTCGAGTTTGCCGCTCGGGCTCAGGGGCATTTCGTCCAGACGCATCAGTTGTGCCGGGACCATGTATTCCGGCAGTTCGGCGGCCAGTGCGGTTTTCAGGCGAGCGATTTGCGCGTCCTGATCTTCATTGGCGTCCGCGGCTGTGAAGTAGCCGATCAGTTGCGGGCCGGCGACGGTTTCACGCACCAGCACGGCGGCCTGGGCCACACCATCCTGAACGAGCAGACGGGCTTCGATTTCTTCCGGTTCGACGCGGAAGCCGCGCAGTTTGACCTGCTGATCGAGACGGCCGAGGTATTCGATCACGCCATCGTGGGTCCAGCGTGCGCGGTCACCGGTGCGGTATAGGCGTGCGCCCTGCTCGCCCAGCGGATCGACCACGAAACGCTCGGCGGTCAGCGCCGGGCGACCGAGGTAACCACGGGCCAGACCGATGCCGCTGATGCACAGTTCACCCGGCACACCGGACGGCACTGGATTGAGATCGCTGTCGAGCACGCGGCAGACCACGTTGCCCAGCGGACGGCCAATCGGCGAACGCTCGCCATCGGCCACACTGCAATGCCAATGGGTGACGTTGATCGCGGTTTCGGTCGGGCCATAACGGTTGTGCAGTTGCACCGCCGGCAGTTGCGCCAGCACGCGGTTGCGCAATTCCGCCGGCAGCGCTTCACCGCCGGAGAATACGCGACGCAGGCTGGTGCATTCGGCGCTCAACGGTTCATCGATGAACAGCGAAAGCAGCGGCGGCACGAAGTGCAGCGTGGTCACGCCGTACTGTTGAACCAGCTGCGCAATGCGATGCGGATCGCGGTGTTCGCCGGAGCCGGCGATCAGCAGGCGCGCGCCGGTGATCAGCGGCCAGAAGCATTCCCACACCGACACATCAAAACTGATCGGCGCCTTTTGCATCAGCACGTCGGTATGGTCCAGACGATACGTGTTCTGCATCCATTGCAGCCGTTCGGCCAGCGCCGCGTGAGTGTTGCCCACGCCTTTCGGCTGGCCGGTGGAACCGGAGGTGTAAATCACGTAGGCGAGGTTGTCGCCGTGCAGGTGCAGGCCCGGCGCCTGGCTCGGCCAGTTTTCCAGGTGCAGGGTGTCCATGGCGATCATGCTGACGCCTTCCCTGGCCGGCAAGCGGTCGAGCAATGCAGTCTGGGTCAGCAGCAGTTCGACACCGCTGTCGCTGAGCATGTAGGCCAGGCGCTCGGCCGGGTAATCCGGGTCCAGCGGCACGTAGGCGCCACCAGCCTTGATGATCGCCAGCAGACCGATCAACAGTTGCGGCGAACGCTCGGCGGCGATCGCCACGCAGACGTCCGGGCCGACGCCTTTGTCGCGCAGGTAATGGGCGAGACGGTTGGCCTGGGCGTGCAGTTCAGCGAAGTCGAGGCTGCCGCCGTCCCACACCAGCGCGGTGCGATCAGGCGTCTGACGCGCTTGATCATTCAGCAGCTCCGGCAGCCATTGTTGCGCCGGGGTGCACGGGGCGACGCTCCACGCGTCTTGCTGAGAATATTCGCCGCCGGTCAGCAGCGGCAGGTCACCGATGGCCTGCTCCGGGCGTTCGCAGACAGCACGCAACAGGTTGCTGAAATGTTCGGCAAGGCGCTCGATGGTCGTCGCGTCGAACAGTTCATCGGCATAGTCGAACGACAGGCTCAGGCGACCATTACGGTCTTCTTCGCTGTGCAATTGCAGATCGAACTTGGCCTCGCGGCTGTGCCACGGCAGTTCTTCGGCGAGCAGGCCCGGCAGACGTTTGAGCGCACTCAGGTCGCGTTGCTGATGGTTGAACATGACCTGAAACAGACCTTGTTCGCGGGCCTGCGGGAAGGCTTCGAGCAGTTGTTCGAACGGCAGGTCCTGATTCGCCTGAGCATCAAGCGCAGCCTGACGGGTTTGCGCCAGCAGTTCGGTGAACGGCAGTCGCGAATCGACGTCGGCGCGCAGCACCTGGGTGTTGATGAAGAAGCCGATCAGGCCTTGGGTTTCCAGACGCGGACGGTTGGCGTTGGGTACGCCGATGCGGATGTCGCGTTGGCCGCTGTAGCGATGCAAAAGACTCTGGAACGCCGAGAGCAACAACATGAACGGCGTGGATTGATGGGCCTGGGCAGTCTGGCGGATTGCATCGCTGAGGCTGGTCCCCAGTCGAACGCTGTGGCGTGCAGCGCTGTGAATCTGTTTGGCAGAACGCGGATGGTCAGTCGCCAGTTCCAGCGTTGGATGCTCATCACCCAACTGCGCTTTCCAGTACGCCAGTTGTCGCCCGCCCTCGCCTTGCGCCAGCCATTGGCGCTGCCAGCTGCCGTAATCGGCGTATTGGGTCGGCAGCGGCGCCAGCTCGACACGCTGGCCTTGGGAAGCGGCGGCGTACAGACGCGAGAACTCGTCGATCAGCACATTCAGCGACCAGCCGTCGGCGATGATGTGGTGCATCGTCACCAGCAGTTGGTGATCTTCGTCGTCGAAGCGAACCAGCGTCACCCGCAGCAGCGGGCCTTTCTCCAGATCGAACCGGGTGCGGGCTTCGTCTTCGCGGATCTGTTGTGCGCGGGCTTCACGTTCGCTGGCCGGCAGGCCGCTGATGTCAATCAGTTGCAGGTTGAACTCGCCCGCCGCTTCGACCTGTTGCAGGGCCACACCGTCGCGTTCGAAGAAGCGCGTGCGCAGGGATTCGTGGCGCTCGATCAGTTGTTGGAAACTGGCGCGCAGGGCATCCTCGTCCAGTTCGCCACGCAGGCGCAGGGCGCCGGGAATGTTGTAGGCGCTGCTTTGCGGATCGAGCTGCCAGGTGATCCACAGACGGTTTTGCGCAAGGGATTGCGGCAGTGCTTCGTTGCGCGACAACGCAGTGATTTCCCCCTGGGCGCTGCCGCCGTCCTGTTGCTGCTGCGCCACGGCAACGGCGAAAGCGGACAGGGTCGGCGCTTCGAACAACATGCGCAGGTTCAGCTCCAGGCTCAGCTCTTCGCGAACCTTGGCGATCACTTGGGTGGCGGCGATTGAGTTACCGCCGAGCAGGAAGAAGTGATCGTCGGCGTTGACTTGCTGGACGTTCAGTTGCTCAGCCCAGATTTTGCCGATCAGCGTTTCCAGTTCGGAGGCGGACGCGGTCGACTCATGAGCGGTTTCAGCAGTGCCTGATGGGAATACGGCGTAGCTGTCGAGGCTGCCGTCCGCCAGGCGATTGCGGCAGGCCGAACGTTGCAGCTTGCCGCTGGAAGTCTTCGGCAGCGCGCCCGGGTTCAGCAGCACCACCACGCTCGGTGCTTCCTGATACGTCTCGGCCACGGCCTGGCGAATGGCTTTGATCAGCGCTTCGGGCGGGAGGATTTTCTGCACGCTGCGGCTGATTTCCGCCGCGATGCCGATACCTTCTTCGCCATTCTGATTGACCGCGAATGCTGCGACACGGCCCTTGCGCACCACCTCCACTTCGTTCTCGACCGTCTTCTCGATGTCCTGCGGATAGAGGTTGT includes the following:
- a CDS encoding non-ribosomal peptide synthetase; translation: MTDAFELPSTLVQALQRRAALTPDRLALRFLAETEEQAVVLSYRELDQRARTIAAALQAEAGFGDRAVLLFPSGPDYVAAFFGCLYAGVIAVPAYPPESAKRHHQERLLSIIADAEPRLLLTSAGLRDALQQIEGAPPLLCVDTLENALAERWVEPTLPQDHIAFLQYTSGSTALPKGVQVSHGNLVANELLIRHGFGIDVNPDDVIVSWLPLYHDMGLIGGLLQPIFSGVPCILMSPAYFLGRPLRWLEAISQYGGTISGGPDFAYRLCSERVSESALERLDLSRWRVAYSGSEPIRLDTLERFAEKFTACGFSEDSFMASYGLAEATLFVAGTPRGTGIPALRVDDQALAQNRAEAGEGSPIMSCGISQPDHAVLIVEPSTLEALADNAVGEVWATGPSIALGYWRNPEATAKTFVQHAGQTWLRTGDLGFIRGGELFITGRLKDMLIVRGHNLYPQDIEKTVENEVEVVRKGRVAAFAVNQNGEEGIGIAAEISRSVQKILPPEALIKAIRQAVAETYQEAPSVVVLLNPGALPKTSSGKLQRSACRNRLADGSLDSYAVFPSGTAETAHESTASASELETLIGKIWAEQLNVQQVNADDHFFLLGGNSIAATQVIAKVREELSLELNLRMLFEAPTLSAFAVAVAQQQQDGGSAQGEITALSRNEALPQSLAQNRLWITWQLDPQSSAYNIPGALRLRGELDEDALRASFQQLIERHESLRTRFFERDGVALQQVEAAGEFNLQLIDISGLPASEREARAQQIREDEARTRFDLEKGPLLRVTLVRFDDEDHQLLVTMHHIIADGWSLNVLIDEFSRLYAAASQGQRVELAPLPTQYADYGSWQRQWLAQGEGGRQLAYWKAQLGDEHPTLELATDHPRSAKQIHSAARHSVRLGTSLSDAIRQTAQAHQSTPFMLLLSAFQSLLHRYSGQRDIRIGVPNANRPRLETQGLIGFFINTQVLRADVDSRLPFTELLAQTRQAALDAQANQDLPFEQLLEAFPQAREQGLFQVMFNHQQRDLSALKRLPGLLAEELPWHSREAKFDLQLHSEEDRNGRLSLSFDYADELFDATTIERLAEHFSNLLRAVCERPEQAIGDLPLLTGGEYSQQDAWSVAPCTPAQQWLPELLNDQARQTPDRTALVWDGGSLDFAELHAQANRLAHYLRDKGVGPDVCVAIAAERSPQLLIGLLAIIKAGGAYVPLDPDYPAERLAYMLSDSGVELLLTQTALLDRLPAREGVSMIAMDTLHLENWPSQAPGLHLHGDNLAYVIYTSGSTGQPKGVGNTHAALAERLQWMQNTYRLDHTDVLMQKAPISFDVSVWECFWPLITGARLLIAGSGEHRDPHRIAQLVQQYGVTTLHFVPPLLSLFIDEPLSAECTSLRRVFSGGEALPAELRNRVLAQLPAVQLHNRYGPTETAINVTHWHCSVADGERSPIGRPLGNVVCRVLDSDLNPVPSGVPGELCISGIGLARGYLGRPALTAERFVVDPLGEQGARLYRTGDRARWTHDGVIEYLGRLDQQVKLRGFRVEPEEIEARLLVQDGVAQAAVLVRETVAGPQLIGYFTAADANEDQDAQIARLKTALAAELPEYMVPAQLMRLDEMPLSPSGKLDRRALPEPQWQVREHVEPVTELEQQIAAIWREVLGLKQVGLRDDFFALGGHSLLATQIISRTRQACDVELPLRALFEHSELGDFAEQIRQIQASGRTNKQPPIAKVDRSKPVPLSYSQQRMWFLWQMEPDSPAYNVGGMARLRGVLHVERFEAALQALILRHETLRTTFPSIDGVARQQVHAETGVRMDWKDFSTLAADVREQKVQQLADDEAHLPFDLETGPLLRACLVKTAEHEHYFVLTLHHIVTEGWAMDIFARELSGLYEAFVDDRESPLEPLPVQYLDYSVWQRNWLESGERQRQLDYWTAQLGRVHPLLELPGDRPRPPVQSHRGELFRFDLNDDLAARVRTFNAQNGLTLFMTMTAALATLLYRYSGQTDLRIGAPVANRIRPESEGLIGAFLNTQVLRCQLDGQMSVGELFEQVRHTVIEGQSHQDLPFDHLVEALQPPRSAAYNPLFQVMCNVQRWEFQQSRMLAGMTVEYLANDARATKFDLNLEVTDLDHRLGCCLTYSTDLFDEPTIARMARHWRNLLEALIADPQQRLSELPLLDAPEQQQLLDSLGVEPGEHRLDQCIHHLFAEQALARKDAPALTFAGRTLSYAELDARANRLAWALRERGVGPQVRVGLALERSLEMVVGLLAILKAGGAYVPLDPEYPLDRLHYMIEDSGVGLLLSDRAMFKALGELPPNVARWCLEDDSAALADYPATELPFISLPQHQAYLIYTSGSTGKPKGVVVSHGEIAMHCQAVIERFGMRPDDCELHFYSINFDAATERLLVPLLSGAQVVLRAQGQWDAEEICGLIREHRINILGFTPSYGSQLAQFLATQNDILPVRMIITGGEALTGEHLQRIRAVFKPSLFFNAYGPTETVVMPLASLAPEVLEEGAGSVPIGSVIGDRVAYILDADLALVPQGATGELFVGGAGLAQGYHDRAGISAERFVADPFAANGGRMYRTGDLVRQRADGLVEYLGRIDHQVKIRGFRIELGEIETRLLDHDSIREAVVLALEAPSGKQLVGYLVTEVASRSEAEQAELREALKAHLKTQLPDYMVPTHLILLASMPLTANGKLDRRALPAPDPELNRQDYVAPSNELEQTLAQIWCEVLNVEQVGLNDNFFELGGDSILSIQVVSRARQQGIHFSPRDLFQHQTVQTLAAVASRSETVTAEQGLVTGESRLTPIQHWFFDTEIPERQHWNQALLLEPTVALEPHRLEQALLAVIEQHDALRLRFSEVNGAWQATHQPVNDAAVLWQVRVPSMDKCTELFADAQRSLDLTQGPLLRAVLVEGLDAQQRLFIAIHHLVVDGVSWRVLLDDLQTVYHQLDADQSVKLPAKTSAFKDWSARLQAYAGSESLREELSWWQAQLAGPNADLPCERPEGGRENRHAQTVSVRLDAERTKQLLQQAPSAYRTQVNDLLLTALARVLCRWSGQPSALIQLEGHGRETLFDEIDLTRTVGWFTSAYPLRLTPHNIEEAAGQGASIKAIKEQLRAVPHKGLGYGVLRYLADDVSRQSMAALPNAPITFNYLGQFDQSFGSDALFRPLDESVGAAHDPHAPLPNELSVDSQVYGGELLLRWTFSAERYDAQTINELADAYVGELQSLIEHCLQDEAGGLTPSDFPLAKLTQAQLDALPVPAAHIEDVYPLTPMQEGMLLHTLLEPGTGLYYMQDRYRINSELDPERFAQAWQAVVARHEALRASFCWNVGEDMLQVIHTPGRTPIEYLDWSAIADVEQEPKLQALLKAEREAGFDLLNQAPFHLRLIKVGAARYWFMMSNHHILIDAWCRSLLMNDFFEIYTALGEGRQAQLAVPPRYRDYIGWLQRQSLAEARQWWQQNLQGFERTTPIPSDRPFLREHAGESGGMIVGDRYTRLKVEDGARLRELAQAHQLTINTFAQAAWALVLRRMSGDRDVLFGVTVAGRPVEMPEMQCTVGLFINSIALRVQIPADDQRASVRQWLSGLLDSNMQLREYEYLPLVNIQEQSELPKGQPLFDSLFVFENAPVEVSVLDRAQSLNATSDSGRTHTNFPLTAVCYPGDDLGLHLSYDQRYFDESTIERMLGEFKRLLLALVDGFHGDMADLPLLGHEEQDFLLHGCNQSEHDYPLEQSYVELFEARVAQHPQRTAASCLDQQLSYAELNQNANRLGHALVAAGVQMDQPVALLGERNLDLLGMIIGSFKAGAGYLPLDPGLPSQRLQRIIELSRTPVLVCTEACREQATTLLDEFSCANRPRLLVWEEVQAGAVSSANPGLFSGPDNLAYVIYTSGSTGLPKGVMVEQRGMLNNQLSKVPYLNLSDADVIAQTASQSFDISVWQFLAAPLFGARVDIVPNTIAHDPQGLLVHVQQQGITVLESVPSLIQGMLASDRLSLDGLRWMLPTGEAMPPELAHQWLLRYPEIGLVNAYGPAECSDDVAFFRVDMASTRGSYLPIGTPTDNNLLYLLDGALDLVPLGAVGELCVAGTGVGRGYVSDPLRTAPVFVPNPFGAPGERLYRTGDLARRRSDGVLEYVGRVDHQVKIRGYRIELGEIEARLHEQPEVRDGAVGVQEGVNGKHLVGYLVAADCALNQSERLERIKQRLRAELPEYMVPLHWLWLDRLPLNANGKLDRKALPALEIGQLQSQDYLAPRSDLEQTLADIWAEVLKVEKVGVRDNFFELGGHSLLATQIASRVQKALQRDVPLRAMFECSTVEELAEYIEGLAASDITEEKVDRLNDLMAALEGL